From one Coffea eugenioides isolate CCC68of chromosome 11, Ceug_1.0, whole genome shotgun sequence genomic stretch:
- the LOC113752015 gene encoding uncharacterized protein LOC113752015, which produces MRFESKQQLSGAVRMWSINHNREFRVIESKSNTWFAKCKSSIERTPSTSSYPPCDWCVRAVKKKTHGMWQITKWVNDHNCLGDMIRNNNTSLTASVISRHILRSIEDDPGLKVKNILSFVKENLKVDVSYKKAWYARRTMVEWSHHSDSLDRIKTFKYVFWAFGPAIEAFHMCRPVICVDGTHLRGEYKGKLLVAVTQDANNKILPISYAIVDEETISSWSWFMEQLRYNVALDRHPICVIPSAVWRHESSSALTRSRG; this is translated from the exons ATGAGATTTGAGAGTAAGCAGCAGCTCAGCGGGGCAGTTAGGATGTGGTCCATCAATCACAATAGGGAGTTCAGAGTTATTGAGAGTAAGAGTAACACGTGGTTTGCTAAATGCAaatcatcaattgaaagaaCTCCTTCCACTTCATCGTATCCACCATGCGACTGGTGTGTTAGAGCCGTAAAGAAAAAGACTCATGGAATGTGGCAAATTACAAAATGGGTCAATGACCATAACTGCTTGGGCGACATGATTAGAAATAACAATACAAGCCTGACGGCTTCCGTTATTTCAAGGCACATACTCCGTAGCATTGAAGATGATCCTGGATTAAAGGTCAAGAACATACTAAGTTTTGTTAAAGAAAATTTGAAGGTTGATGTGTCTTACAAAAAAGCCTGGTATGCCAGAC GCACCATGGTGGAGTGGTCACATCATTCGGATAGTTTGGATCGAATTAAGACTTTTAAGTATGTATTCTGGGCCTTTGGACCGGCTATTGAAGCATTCCACATGTGCAGGCCGGTTATATGTGTTGATGGCACTCATCTGCGTGGCGAATACAAGGGCAAACTCCTTGTTGCAGTCACTCAAGATGCGAACAACAAGATTCTGCCAATTTCTTATGCCATAGTTGATGAGGAGACGATTTCCAGTTGGTCGTGGTTCATGGAACAATTAAGATATAATGTGGCACTTGATCGACATCCTATCTGTGTCATCCCATCTGCTGTATGGAGACACGAGTCGTCGAGCGCATTGACCAGATCGAGAGGATGA